In one window of Haloprofundus halophilus DNA:
- a CDS encoding helix-turn-helix domain-containing protein, whose amino-acid sequence MSVNVTFTVPTAACALGRSIGDDPGTRIEIDRIVPTGDTVIPFFWLLDGDCDAFTSSARDEPAIDRISVVDRVDEGALLSARWNHGAAGTLRGIVQTDGTLLEARANHAEWHFSVRFDGGDDAAAFRQFCRENEVPISLTRVSAAADRRSDPLSEMTAEQREAMAVAYRAGYFDEPRRVTLDELAAKFGISPRAVAGRLRRGQAKLIEATGLADDTRTNRA is encoded by the coding sequence ATGAGTGTGAACGTCACGTTCACCGTTCCCACGGCCGCTTGCGCGTTGGGGCGTTCGATCGGCGACGACCCGGGAACGCGCATCGAAATCGACAGAATCGTTCCGACGGGGGACACGGTAATACCCTTCTTCTGGCTGCTCGACGGCGACTGCGACGCGTTCACGTCGTCGGCGCGAGACGAACCGGCTATCGACCGGATCAGCGTCGTCGACCGGGTGGACGAGGGAGCGCTGCTGAGCGCGCGCTGGAACCACGGAGCCGCAGGGACGCTCCGCGGCATCGTACAGACCGACGGGACGCTCCTCGAGGCGCGAGCCAACCATGCCGAGTGGCACTTCTCGGTTCGGTTCGACGGAGGCGACGACGCGGCCGCGTTCAGGCAGTTCTGCCGCGAGAACGAGGTTCCCATCTCGCTCACGCGCGTCTCGGCCGCCGCCGACCGACGGAGCGACCCCCTCAGCGAGATGACGGCCGAACAGCGCGAGGCGATGGCCGTCGCCTACCGCGCCGGCTACTTCGACGAGCCTCGGCGAGTCACGCTCGACGAACTCGCGGCGAAGTTCGGCATCTCGCCGCGCGCCGTCGCGGGACGGCTCCGACGCGGACAGGCGAAACTCATCGAAGCGACGGGGCTCGCCGACGACACTCGGACGAACCGGGCGTAG
- a CDS encoding NAD(P)/FAD-dependent oxidoreductase: protein MTRTVGIVGAGAAGVGAAYAFRDSDVDVTIFEKSRGVCGRAATRRRNDCRYDHGANYLKDADERTVELVEELGDDGLVAFDDPVWTFDADGEVTESDRDPETKYTWEDGITQLAERLLARTDATVHRETRIERIQRGSGREHVDEDASGDRWYLVAADGEAHGPFDAVVLTPPAPQTAALLTETKWHSEHLPALREVVGAVRYRTVRSVMLHYPFEVDVPYYALVNTDREHDVGWLSREECKRGHVPDGESLLVVQMAPHWSEEHYDDPLEETAETVAGKVAELVGDDRLAEFDWSDDQGWRYAQPNSGANEEILRRGEDDGLFFAGDWVGGEGRVHLALWNGVEVGERISAAF from the coding sequence GTGACCCGAACCGTCGGTATCGTCGGCGCGGGCGCGGCGGGCGTCGGCGCGGCGTACGCGTTTCGAGATTCCGACGTAGACGTGACGATTTTCGAGAAGAGCCGCGGCGTCTGCGGCCGCGCGGCGACGCGCCGCCGGAACGACTGTCGGTACGACCACGGCGCGAACTACCTGAAAGACGCCGACGAGCGCACCGTCGAACTCGTCGAGGAACTCGGTGACGACGGCCTCGTCGCCTTCGACGACCCGGTGTGGACGTTCGACGCCGACGGGGAGGTGACCGAGTCCGACCGCGACCCGGAGACGAAGTACACGTGGGAGGACGGAATCACGCAGCTCGCCGAGCGACTGCTCGCGCGGACGGACGCGACGGTCCACCGGGAGACCAGAATCGAGCGCATCCAGCGGGGGAGCGGCCGCGAACACGTCGACGAGGACGCCAGCGGCGACCGATGGTATCTCGTCGCCGCCGACGGCGAGGCGCACGGTCCGTTCGACGCGGTGGTGCTGACACCGCCCGCGCCGCAGACCGCCGCGCTCCTCACGGAGACGAAGTGGCACAGCGAACATCTCCCGGCGCTGCGCGAAGTCGTCGGCGCAGTTCGCTACCGGACGGTCCGCTCGGTGATGTTACACTACCCCTTCGAGGTCGACGTGCCGTACTACGCGCTCGTCAACACCGATAGAGAACACGATGTCGGGTGGCTCTCGCGCGAGGAGTGCAAGCGGGGGCACGTCCCCGACGGCGAGAGCCTCCTCGTCGTCCAGATGGCTCCGCACTGGTCCGAGGAGCACTACGACGACCCGCTAGAGGAGACCGCCGAGACGGTGGCCGGGAAGGTCGCCGAACTGGTGGGCGACGACCGGCTCGCCGAGTTCGACTGGAGCGACGACCAGGGGTGGCGCTACGCGCAACCGAACTCCGGGGCGAACGAGGAGATTCTCCGCCGCGGCGAGGACGACGGCCTCTTCTTCGCTGGCGACTGGGTCGGCGGCGAGGGGCGCGTCCACCTGGCGCTGTGGAACGGCGTCGAGGTGGGCGAGCGGATTTCGGCGGCGTTCTGA
- a CDS encoding glycoside hydrolase: MASLTGVRGAIYFPARSHNHYQSWAAYDPRVAANDLDYAKRLNLNAVRVVLSYHWWRENRRAFADAFDDFLLRAENRGIRVLPVLFESIGEQPTNARRRPTGDAPALKSPSGATVRRPWRWDGPREFTRWVANRCTDPDVVLALEIMNEPGEYEPRVKFVREMLRVADRAAPAVPLTVGCKDVRLNTQFSDPELDVYQFHMNLPPTEQRARRKIRDAVTFARTHGKPVWLTEWQRLRRSPRSKLRPDYASLAPIIRESALDGDFFWQLMLKPAYMRKQREKGRINGLFHADGAVFSAADANALAKLPQSESRGDTVPESVEWTERQKPPKGFDAGGN, from the coding sequence ATGGCATCGTTGACGGGCGTCCGCGGCGCGATATACTTCCCGGCGCGCTCGCACAACCACTACCAGTCGTGGGCCGCCTACGACCCGCGGGTCGCCGCGAACGACCTCGACTACGCGAAACGACTGAACCTCAACGCCGTTCGCGTCGTCCTCAGTTACCACTGGTGGCGGGAGAACCGCCGCGCCTTCGCGGACGCGTTCGACGACTTCCTCCTCCGGGCGGAGAACCGCGGTATCCGGGTGCTTCCGGTTCTGTTCGAGAGCATCGGCGAGCAGCCGACGAACGCTCGCCGACGGCCGACTGGTGACGCCCCGGCGCTGAAATCGCCCTCGGGGGCGACGGTTCGGCGGCCGTGGCGGTGGGACGGACCCCGGGAGTTCACCCGCTGGGTCGCGAACCGCTGCACCGACCCCGACGTCGTGCTCGCGCTCGAAATCATGAACGAGCCCGGCGAGTACGAACCGCGGGTGAAGTTCGTCCGCGAGATGCTGCGGGTCGCGGACCGAGCGGCTCCCGCCGTTCCGCTCACCGTCGGCTGTAAGGACGTCCGACTCAACACGCAGTTTTCGGACCCGGAACTCGACGTCTACCAGTTCCACATGAACCTGCCGCCGACCGAGCAACGGGCGCGCAGAAAGATTCGAGACGCCGTGACGTTCGCTCGAACGCACGGCAAACCCGTGTGGCTCACCGAGTGGCAGCGACTCCGACGGAGTCCGCGCTCGAAGCTCCGCCCGGACTACGCCTCGCTCGCGCCGATAATCCGCGAGAGCGCGCTCGACGGCGACTTCTTCTGGCAACTGATGCTCAAACCGGCGTACATGCGGAAACAGCGTGAGAAGGGTCGCATCAACGGGCTGTTCCACGCCGACGGCGCGGTGTTCTCCGCCGCGGACGCGAACGCACTCGCAAAGCTTCCACAGTCGGAGTCACGCGGCGACACCGTCCCCGAGTCGGTCGAGTGGACCGAGCGGCAGAAACCACCGAAGGGGTTCGACGCGGGCGGCAACTGA
- a CDS encoding aldo/keto reductase — MSDREANTTLPSVGLGTMGLDGESGVKSVRTAVEMGYRHLDTAQIYDNEAVVGRGLAESDVPREDVVVATKVWADKLGYHDALASTTESLERLQIDCADLVYVHRPIDAYDPKRTLAAFDELVDSGRTRHVGVSNFSLSELDEALDLLDAPLFAHQTELHPLFYDPELVSHAQEHDYYLVAYSPLSAGKVFDVPELSEIAEKHDADEAAVSVAWLAGKENVVTIPKASGEDHMRANLAAADLELDDEDVRKIESIEREEELFPE, encoded by the coding sequence GTGAGCGACCGCGAGGCGAACACGACGCTCCCGTCGGTCGGTCTCGGGACGATGGGCCTCGACGGCGAGTCGGGCGTCAAGAGCGTCCGAACCGCAGTCGAGATGGGCTATCGCCACCTCGATACGGCCCAAATCTACGACAACGAGGCCGTCGTCGGCCGGGGGCTCGCCGAGAGCGACGTCCCCCGCGAGGACGTCGTCGTCGCCACGAAGGTGTGGGCCGACAAACTCGGCTACCACGACGCGCTGGCGAGCACGACCGAGAGCCTCGAACGGCTGCAAATCGACTGCGCGGACCTCGTGTACGTCCACCGACCCATCGACGCGTACGACCCGAAGCGGACGCTCGCGGCGTTCGACGAACTCGTCGACTCGGGTCGGACTCGCCACGTCGGCGTGAGCAACTTCTCGCTCTCGGAACTCGACGAGGCGCTCGACCTGCTCGACGCGCCGCTTTTCGCCCACCAGACCGAGTTGCACCCGCTGTTCTACGACCCGGAGCTCGTCTCCCACGCGCAGGAACACGACTACTATCTCGTCGCGTACTCGCCGCTCTCCGCCGGAAAGGTGTTCGACGTTCCGGAACTGAGCGAAATCGCGGAGAAGCACGACGCCGACGAGGCGGCGGTGAGCGTCGCGTGGCTGGCGGGCAAGGAGAACGTCGTCACGATTCCGAAAGCGAGCGGCGAGGACCATATGCGGGCGAACCTCGCGGCCGCCGACCTCGAACTGGACGACGAGGACGTACGGAAGATAGAGTCGATAGAACGCGAGGAAGAGCTGTTCCCGGAGTGA
- a CDS encoding HAD family hydrolase, translating to MYDAIIFDNDGVLVNLVEFAVLERAAREAFVDCGVDDPREDHVDAMTLGVTPESLTRVADAYGFDAETFFAARDRIASRAQQAEIRAGRKALYDDFDAVRSLDHPLGIVSSNQQETVDFVLSHFGVTDLFETAYGREPIPESVTRKKPSTYYVDRALADLDADHALFVGDSDTDVLAAHNAGLDSAFIRREHRAEYPLDVDPTYEIETLAGLLDIDGVSVRDPAPGGSTPEGGADA from the coding sequence GTGTACGACGCAATCATCTTCGACAACGACGGCGTGCTGGTGAACCTCGTCGAGTTCGCCGTGCTCGAACGCGCGGCCCGTGAGGCGTTCGTCGACTGCGGCGTCGACGACCCCCGCGAAGACCACGTGGACGCGATGACCCTCGGCGTGACGCCGGAGAGCCTGACGCGCGTCGCCGACGCGTACGGCTTCGACGCCGAGACGTTCTTCGCCGCCCGCGACCGCATCGCCTCCCGCGCCCAGCAGGCCGAGATTCGCGCCGGTCGGAAGGCGCTGTACGACGACTTCGACGCGGTGCGCTCGCTCGACCACCCGCTCGGTATCGTCTCCTCGAACCAGCAGGAGACGGTCGACTTCGTCCTCTCGCACTTCGGAGTGACGGACCTGTTCGAGACGGCCTACGGCCGCGAACCCATCCCCGAGAGCGTGACGCGCAAGAAGCCGAGCACCTACTACGTCGACAGAGCCCTCGCCGACCTCGACGCCGACCACGCGCTGTTCGTCGGCGACAGCGACACCGACGTGCTCGCCGCGCACAACGCCGGCCTCGACTCGGCGTTCATCCGCCGCGAACACCGCGCCGAGTATCCCCTCGACGTCGACCCGACGTACGAGATCGAGACGCTCGCGGGTCTGCTCGACATCGACGGCGTCTCGGTCCGCGACCCGGCTCCGGGTGGTTCGACCCCCGAGGGAGGTGCCGACGCGTGA
- a CDS encoding nucleoside triphosphate pyrophosphohydrolase — translation MGDEREETGGEDASRQYDKLVRDDIPAIIRESGERPVTHVAEGGEYRERLAEKLVEEAEEFAESRDAEELADVLEVVAAVRRQLGVDADELERLRREKREACGGFEAGVVLERVEPSGACETREQNP, via the coding sequence ATGGGCGACGAACGCGAGGAAACCGGCGGAGAAGACGCCAGTCGCCAGTACGACAAACTCGTCCGCGACGACATCCCGGCGATAATCCGCGAGAGCGGCGAACGTCCGGTGACGCACGTCGCCGAGGGCGGGGAGTACCGGGAACGACTCGCCGAGAAGTTGGTCGAGGAGGCCGAGGAGTTCGCCGAAAGTCGCGATGCCGAGGAACTGGCCGACGTGCTCGAAGTCGTGGCGGCGGTTCGGAGGCAGTTGGGCGTCGACGCGGACGAGTTGGAGCGCCTGCGGCGCGAGAAACGCGAGGCGTGCGGTGGGTTCGAGGCGGGTGTCGTGCTGGAGCGGGTCGAACCCTCCGGTGCCTGCGAGACCCGCGAGCAGAACCCCTAA
- a CDS encoding AI-2E family transporter translates to MFADIDTSLSRTTVGWWLLTLALAAMLAFVAYSFVGTLVLGLFAYYGTRPLYRRVRTVTPSDGLAAISTLLLTLLPLFLVVAVVAVVGLNELSSVTGGQMEALLQALPGNQNQAQLQSMLDQPRRVVDAVRGGQVQGMLTTSVGVLGAAANGLLHLSLSFAIGYFLLRDGDQVADWFRSDVAEPGTAAYGYVTAVDRDLETLYFGNILLIFVVAVLATGVYYAYNLVAPDPVTIPLAALLALLTGLATLVPIVVGKLVYIPLVLALLVRAFQASGNLVVYPLGLLVVSFLLLDILPQTVLRPYISGRKIHTGLVMFSYIMGTMLFGWYGLFLGPLVLVLSLQLIRIAFAELLHGESVSPETTMDALGSSPETDADVSGE, encoded by the coding sequence ATGTTCGCCGATATCGACACGTCGCTCTCGCGGACTACCGTCGGGTGGTGGTTACTGACGCTCGCGCTCGCGGCGATGCTGGCGTTCGTCGCGTACTCGTTCGTCGGGACGCTCGTTCTCGGTCTGTTCGCGTACTACGGGACGCGCCCGCTGTACCGACGCGTTCGAACGGTGACGCCGTCCGACGGACTGGCGGCCATCTCGACGCTGCTGCTCACGCTGTTACCGCTGTTTCTCGTCGTCGCCGTCGTCGCCGTCGTCGGACTCAACGAACTCAGTTCGGTCACCGGCGGGCAGATGGAGGCGCTGCTGCAAGCGCTCCCGGGGAATCAGAACCAAGCGCAGTTGCAGTCGATGCTCGACCAGCCGAGACGGGTCGTCGACGCCGTCCGCGGCGGACAGGTCCAGGGGATGCTCACCACGAGCGTCGGCGTGCTGGGCGCGGCCGCGAACGGGTTGCTCCACCTCTCGCTCTCCTTCGCCATCGGGTACTTTCTGCTCCGCGACGGCGACCAGGTCGCCGACTGGTTCCGCTCGGACGTCGCCGAACCCGGGACGGCGGCGTACGGCTACGTGACCGCCGTTGACAGGGATCTGGAGACGCTGTACTTCGGCAACATCCTGCTCATCTTCGTCGTCGCGGTGCTGGCGACGGGCGTCTACTACGCGTACAACCTCGTCGCACCGGACCCGGTCACGATTCCGCTCGCGGCGCTTCTCGCGCTCCTGACCGGGCTCGCGACGCTCGTTCCCATCGTCGTCGGCAAGCTCGTCTACATCCCGCTCGTGTTGGCGCTTCTCGTCCGGGCGTTTCAGGCGTCAGGCAACCTCGTCGTCTACCCGCTCGGCCTCCTCGTCGTCTCGTTTCTGCTTCTCGACATCCTCCCGCAGACCGTCCTCCGGCCGTACATCTCCGGGCGGAAGATCCACACCGGCCTCGTGATGTTCTCGTACATCATGGGGACGATGCTGTTCGGGTGGTACGGACTGTTCCTCGGCCCGCTCGTGTTGGTACTGTCGCTGCAGTTGATTCGTATCGCCTTCGCCGAACTGCTCCACGGCGAGTCGGTGTCCCCCGAGACGACGATGGACGCTCTCGGGTCGAGTCCGGAGACGGACGCCGACGTCAGCGGCGAGTGA
- a CDS encoding cation:proton antiporter — protein sequence MAVEPYVVAVTVLGLALLGVAVMPRVVSERPVSLPMFYVVLGAVVFSLPVGLPAPDPLAYGTVAEKLTELGVVLALMSAGLKLDRAPTLRGWASTWRLLAVTMPLSIAAAALLGWGVAGFAIPTAALLGAVVAPTDPVLASEVQVEPPGESDEAEMAEGQPGKADEVRFALTSEAGLNDSFAFPFTYLAIALATKGLAPENWFGDWLAVDVAYRIVVGLLGGVVVGYLLATLVFRVTAETRLAQSVEGLEALGGTLLAYGVTELVGGYGFLAVFVAALVLRGVERRHDYNDTLHSVAEKGEQAMMTVIMVLFGGALVTGLLDPLTLVDVAVALVVVLLVRPLAGVVGLLGFSRDWRERAAIAFFGIRGIGSFYYLAYAMESAAFPEESRLWALVGCIVLVSVVVHGVTATPAVDWVSDRIAARNRGPHAEEEHA from the coding sequence ATGGCCGTCGAACCGTACGTCGTCGCGGTCACCGTTCTCGGACTCGCGTTGCTCGGCGTCGCCGTCATGCCCAGAGTCGTCTCCGAGCGGCCGGTATCGCTGCCGATGTTCTACGTCGTCTTGGGTGCGGTCGTGTTCTCGCTTCCGGTCGGGTTACCCGCACCCGACCCGCTGGCGTACGGCACCGTCGCGGAGAAACTCACCGAACTCGGCGTCGTCCTCGCGCTGATGAGCGCCGGGCTGAAACTCGACCGCGCGCCGACTCTCAGGGGATGGGCGTCGACGTGGCGACTGCTCGCCGTCACGATGCCGCTGTCCATCGCCGCCGCCGCGTTGCTCGGGTGGGGCGTCGCCGGCTTCGCGATTCCGACGGCCGCGCTGCTCGGAGCAGTCGTCGCGCCGACCGACCCCGTTCTCGCCTCGGAAGTGCAGGTCGAACCGCCCGGCGAGAGCGACGAGGCAGAGATGGCCGAGGGGCAACCGGGAAAGGCCGACGAAGTCCGGTTCGCGCTCACCTCCGAGGCGGGGCTCAACGACAGCTTCGCCTTCCCCTTCACCTACCTCGCCATCGCGCTGGCGACGAAGGGACTCGCACCCGAGAACTGGTTCGGCGACTGGCTCGCCGTCGACGTCGCCTACCGAATCGTCGTGGGGCTGCTCGGCGGCGTAGTCGTCGGCTACCTCCTCGCGACGCTCGTCTTCCGCGTCACCGCCGAGACGCGACTCGCCCAGAGCGTCGAGGGACTCGAAGCGCTCGGCGGGACGCTCCTCGCCTACGGCGTCACCGAGTTGGTCGGCGGGTACGGCTTCCTCGCCGTCTTCGTCGCGGCGCTGGTGCTCCGAGGCGTCGAGCGTCGCCACGACTACAACGACACGCTACACAGCGTCGCCGAGAAGGGCGAACAAGCGATGATGACCGTCATCATGGTGCTGTTCGGCGGCGCGCTCGTCACGGGACTGCTCGACCCGCTCACGCTCGTCGACGTCGCCGTCGCACTGGTGGTCGTCCTGCTCGTCCGCCCGCTGGCCGGTGTCGTCGGTCTCCTCGGGTTCAGCCGCGACTGGCGCGAGCGCGCCGCCATCGCGTTCTTCGGCATCCGCGGTATCGGGTCGTTCTACTACCTCGCGTACGCGATGGAGAGCGCCGCGTTCCCCGAGGAGTCGAGGCTGTGGGCGCTCGTCGGCTGTATCGTGCTCGTCTCCGTGGTCGTCCACGGCGTGACGGCGACGCCGGCCGTCGACTGGGTCTCGGACCGCATCGCGGCCCGGAACCGCGGTCCGCACGCCGAAGAGGAGCACGCCTGA
- a CDS encoding KTSC domain-containing protein — MKAVTKDGREVECAEVREHDHGVMLYDGDDRQVGYVPYDGLKHVVRTRLPVSSSSLRSVGYDEEAGALELAFHSGGVYRYESVAEETYEELLRASSRGRYFHDNIRGEYDYRRIL; from the coding sequence ATGAAAGCGGTGACGAAGGACGGGCGCGAGGTAGAGTGCGCCGAGGTCAGAGAGCACGACCACGGGGTGATGTTGTACGACGGCGACGACCGGCAGGTGGGGTACGTCCCGTACGACGGTCTCAAGCACGTCGTGCGGACGCGCCTGCCGGTGAGTTCGAGCAGTCTGCGGAGCGTCGGCTACGACGAGGAGGCCGGCGCGCTCGAACTGGCGTTTCACAGCGGCGGCGTCTACCGGTACGAGAGCGTTGCCGAGGAGACGTACGAGGAACTGCTCCGCGCGTCCTCTCGCGGACGGTACTTCCACGACAACATCCGAGGTGAGTACGATTACCGTCGGATTCTGTAG
- a CDS encoding DMT family transporter, with translation MSWLLLLVAGAFEIVWALGLKYTDGFTEFWPSVGTLAAMGVSVYLLAQAVENLPVGTAYAVWTGVGAAGTAIAGIYLFDEPFTAARVGFVGLIVLGVVGLQASGAGH, from the coding sequence ATGTCTTGGTTGTTGCTCCTCGTCGCGGGTGCGTTCGAGATAGTGTGGGCGCTCGGACTGAAGTACACCGACGGATTCACCGAGTTCTGGCCGAGCGTCGGCACTCTCGCGGCCATGGGAGTGAGCGTCTACCTGCTCGCACAGGCCGTCGAGAACCTCCCCGTCGGCACCGCCTACGCCGTCTGGACCGGCGTCGGCGCGGCCGGCACCGCCATCGCGGGCATCTACCTGTTCGACGAACCGTTCACCGCCGCGCGCGTCGGCTTCGTCGGGCTCATCGTTCTCGGCGTCGTCGGTCTGCAAGCGAGCGGCGCGGGCCACTGA
- the msrB gene encoding peptide-methionine (R)-S-oxide reductase MsrB, translating to MSEQQSDLPESDDEWRERLTDEQYHILRESGTEPRFSGEHVDRDDDGVYKCAGCGEVLFDSETKYDSSCGWPSFYAADEEKITKLEDTSHGMRRIEVRCANCDGHLGHVFSDGPQPTGKRFCINSVALDFEEND from the coding sequence ATGAGCGAGCAACAGTCAGACCTCCCCGAATCGGACGACGAGTGGCGCGAGCGACTCACCGACGAGCAGTACCACATCCTCCGCGAGAGCGGCACCGAACCCAGGTTCAGCGGCGAACACGTCGACCGCGACGACGACGGCGTCTACAAATGTGCCGGCTGCGGCGAGGTGCTGTTCGACTCGGAGACGAAGTACGACTCCTCGTGCGGGTGGCCGAGTTTCTACGCCGCCGACGAGGAGAAGATAACGAAACTGGAGGACACCAGCCACGGGATGCGCCGCATCGAGGTCCGCTGTGCGAACTGCGACGGCCACCTCGGTCACGTCTTCTCGGACGGTCCGCAGCCGACCGGGAAGCGGTTCTGTATCAACTCCGTCGCGCTCGACTTCGAGGAGAACGACTGA
- a CDS encoding HalOD1 output domain-containing protein: MTPPDDEPNITQSSGGHGGNDGPPNSFLGESGYGAAASVDKPPTTAVEYEIHDGQTLSEAVVSAVAEAEGCSPLDLHEPLYDWVDPDALDAVFRPTRDDLPTDRLLSFRAYGREVTIVDTRAVHVSEPLDA, encoded by the coding sequence ATGACGCCACCCGACGACGAACCGAACATCACCCAGTCGTCCGGAGGACACGGCGGGAACGACGGCCCGCCGAACTCCTTCCTCGGCGAGTCCGGCTACGGTGCAGCGGCGAGCGTCGACAAACCGCCGACGACCGCCGTCGAGTACGAGATACACGACGGGCAGACGCTGAGTGAGGCCGTCGTCTCGGCCGTCGCCGAAGCGGAGGGTTGCTCGCCGCTCGACCTCCACGAACCGCTGTACGACTGGGTCGACCCGGACGCGCTCGACGCGGTGTTCCGACCGACGAGAGACGACTTACCGACCGACCGACTACTCTCCTTTCGAGCTTACGGCCGCGAGGTGACTATCGTCGACACGCGGGCCGTACACGTCTCCGAGCCGCTCGACGCCTGA